The following are encoded together in the Hemitrygon akajei unplaced genomic scaffold, sHemAka1.3 Scf000154, whole genome shotgun sequence genome:
- the LOC140724037 gene encoding uncharacterized protein: protein MAHQRVHTGERPFTCSDCGKGSTCSSNLKEHQRVHTGERPFTCSDCGKGFTQSSSLVAHQRVHTGERPFTCSDCGKGFTQSSYLVAHQGVHTGERPFTCSDCGKGFTCSSNLKVHQRVHTGERPFTCSDCGKGFTRSADLMAHHRVHTGERPFTCSDCGKGFTRSSTLMAHHRVHTGERPFTCSDCGKGFTRSSTLMVHQRVHTREQQFTCSDCGKGFNCSYNLKVHQRVHTGERPFTCSDCGRRFTRSSDLIAHHRVHTGERPFTCSDCGKGFNCSYNLKVHQRVHTGERPFTCSDCGRRFTRSSDLIAHHRVHTGERPFTCSDCGKGFTCSSNLKVHQRVHTGERPFTCSVCGKGFTQSSQLQKHQRVHTG from the coding sequence atggctcaccagcgagttcacaccggggagcgtccgttcacctgctcagactgtgggaagggatcgacttgctcatctaacctgaaggaacatcagcgagttcacactggcgagaggcctttcacctgctcagactgcgggaagggattcacacagtcctCCTCCCTcgtggcacaccagcgagttcacactggcgagaggcctttcacctgctcagactgcgggaagggattcacacagtcctCCTACCTCGTGGCACACCagggagttcacactggagagaggccgttcacctgctcggactgcgggaagggattcacttgctcatctaacctgaaggtacatcagcgagttcacactggagagaggccattcacctgctcagactgtgggaagggattcactcggtcagccgacctaatggctcaccatcgagttcacactggggagaggccattcacctgctcagactgtggaaaaggattcactcggtcatccaccctaatggctcaccatcgagttcacactggggagaggccattcacctgctcagactgtggaaaaggattcactcggtcatccaccctaatggtacaccagcgagttcacaccagggagcagcagttcacctgctcagactgtgggaagggattcaattgcTCATataacctgaaggtacatcagcgagttcacactggtgagaggcctttcacctgctcagactgtgggaggagattcactcgatcatctgacctAATAGCTCaccatcgagttcacactggagagaggccgttcacctgctcagactgtgggaagggattcaattgcTCATataacctgaaggtacatcagcgagttcacactggggagaggccattcacctgctcagactgtgggaggagattcactcgatcatctgacctAATAGCTCaccatcgagttcacactggagagaggccgttcacctgctcagactgtgggaagggattcacttgctcatctaacctgaaggtacatcagcgagttcacactggggagaggccattcacctgctcagtgtgtgggaagggattcactcagtcatctcaactacagaaacaccagcgagttcacactgggtag